A window of the Henckelia pumila isolate YLH828 chromosome 3, ASM3356847v2, whole genome shotgun sequence genome harbors these coding sequences:
- the LOC140889177 gene encoding uncharacterized protein, with the protein MSVQDYADTFYELLKYAPHVAASQGAIVESFTEGLDDRLHPFVSTGKPMNYPEAVELAKRAETSFRRRSGNKTPIQHQSGKQSSSHFSTSSLRPKGKQFKKSGSSSTSSEGSGKQSGQCYTGPYCDNCGGKHFSNQCVGVQGLCNVCGRPGHFARVCPSQTGKSVQAGSGTPSGKFSAPSHSSQQSSRPHQQSRGQGGQQNQPPVRVFALTEDEAQATPGTVITGNCTLCGFTARVLFDTGASHSFISRAFVASHDLCTTSMNGNLSVATPMGKMIITDDAVFNAVLLYADNVLYLNLIVLPMHDFDCIVGMDVLTSNKATVDCFRGVVRFRPSFSPKWNFYGRGSRAKIPLVSSIEMTRLLDSGNEGFLVYAVDLSQGGRSISYIPVVCEFSDVFPEEIPGFPPE; encoded by the coding sequence ATGTCGGTTCAAGACTATGCTGATACTTTTTACGAACTGTTGAAGTATGCTCCTCATGTTGCTGCTAGTCAGGGAGCTATTGTTGAAAGCTTCACTGAAGGATTAGATGATCGCTTGCATCCATTTGTCTCTACTGGAAAGCCAATGAATTATCCCGAAGCTGTGGAATTGGCAAAAAGGGCTGAGACAAGTTTTCGAAGGAGAAGTGGAAACAAGACTCCTATCCAGCACCAATCTGGCAAGCAATCTTCAAGTCATTTTAGTACTTCATCTTTACGTCCAAAagggaaacaattcaagaaATCTGGCTCTAGTTCTACTAGTTCTGAAGGTTCTGGAAAGCAGAGTGGACAATGCTACACTGGTCCTTATTGTGATAACTGCGGTGGGAAACATTTCAGCAATCAATGTGTGGGAGTTCAAGGACTTTGCAATGTTTGTGGCAGACCAGGACACTTTGCTCGAGTTTGCCCCAGTCAGACAGGAAAATCAGTGCAGGCAGGTAGTGGAACACCTAGTGGCAAATTTTCTGCACCATCCCACTCTTCTCAGCAGTCGAGCAGGCCACATCAGCAATCAAGAGGTCAAGGTGGTCAGCAAAATCAGCCACCAGTTCGTGtatttgccttgacagaggacgAGGCACAGGCAACTCCAGGTACTGTAATTACTGGTAACTGCACTCTATGTGGTTTTACAGCACGAGTACTctttgatactggagcatcgcattcgtTTATATCTCGTGCATTTGTCGCTTCCCATGATCTTTGCACCACTAGTATGAATGGTAATTTATCAGTTGCTACTCCAATGGGAAAAATGATCATAACTGATGATGCTGTGTTTAATGCGGTGTTGCTCTATGCTGATAATGTGTTGTACCTGAATCTTATAGTCCTACCTATGcatgatttcgattgtattgtggGTATGGATGTTCTGACTTCTAATAAAGCCACTGTTGATTGTTTTAGAGGCGTAGTTCGATTTAGACCTAGTTTTTCTCCTAAGTGGAATTTCTATGGTCGAGGTTCACGAGCTAAGATTCCTTTAGTCTCTTCTATCGAAATGACTCGTCTGTTGGACTCAGGAAATGAAGGTTTTCTTGTTTATGCTGTCGATCTGTCTCAAGGTGGGCGGTCAATATCTTACATTCCTGTTGTCTGTGAAttttctgatgtatttcctgaggAAATTCCTGGATTTCCACCAGAATGA